From the Drechmeria coniospora strain ARSEF 6962 chromosome 02, whole genome shotgun sequence genome, the window acggcgacgaggccgacgaggaccagCGAGGTGGCGAGGAAACGCATCTTGCACACGGGTCGAGGCGTGTAAGTGAGGTGCAGGGGGACGTGAGAATGAAATGTTCCTGAAGGAGGGACTGAAGGGGAACGAGATCCGCCAGGGATCTCCAAGGACCGTCGGTTCAGAGGCAGCAAGGCAGAGCAACGAGGTGACGAGAAAGCCGtctcgacgaggtggagggTCGATGGCGAGCTCCTTTTATGTATACGTGTCTGGCTCGCAGACGGAGGAGCTCCTATTCCGAAGGTCGCGTACGTGTACCGCCGTgccatgtacaggtacagtcaAGCGAGCAGCAccatgtaccggtaccgTCTTGGCAGTGTCGGCAACCGCAGCAGGtggtgtccatgtacttgcgcagaGCACGTACGTGCCGGCACGCTCGTACGGTGACAAGGCACCTCGCACCCCATGGCAAGAGCTCCCCGTGCCGTTGGTGTGCTGCACTTGCCGTAGgggtaggtactgtaagtaggtagggaggtgtacatgtacatgcaggtactgtGTACGCCTCGTCGTATCGTCagcagtgcatgtacgtcgACGAACTTGTACTTGGCGGTACTGACATGTGGGTGTGAGAACGAGACCCCTATTTTCCCTATTTTCCGGGTCACCATCGCAACGTATTCCCTCCGGaccatgtacaagtacctacggcAGAGGTCCTGTGTCGGTACCGGTGGCGGCACGCAGCGCGGGCGAGTACACGGAgcgcaggtacatgtacttgcgtcgCGCGTTCGCCGCCAAGCAGATGCCCAGACGATTGGCCCCGCCGTATTCCTCATCGAGTTCTGCCCGTTCCGGCGCCGCATGGATGACAGGCAACGGCCGCGAGGCAAAGGGGATATCTGGCCATTGACGGCGCTCGCCGTTgaggtgtaggtgtagggaGCCCACCACGGTGTACGTTTGCTCATGTACAAAGCAaaggcgctcgccgccatcgtggCCTCTCCCGAAAGTctacctgtacttacctTTGCACTAGCACTGCAAAGTACACctagcaagtacttgcttactgtgctgtaggcacggtaagtacctaggtactccgtacttactgtagttgtagttgtactgtagttgtaagtacttacgtgcggagtactccgtacgttgcACAAGTATTCATGCCTCCGAgcgtaggtgtacaggtacatgcggCTTGGTACGATTTGGTGCCGCTTTATTGTACAAAgaagtagctgtacttgcgaCCGTACTCTGATCATCTGCTTACCTACCAAGGACTAGCGTGGTAGTGCGTGCATTGTCCTCGAATCAATAATGGCACCTTTTTGCTTCGTCGGCACCAACGGCCTGGCCAATCAagcggcgccctcgagcgtATTCCCCTACTtttccgccgcctccgcgcACCCGTCTGCCTGCGAGAGCTTCTCTTccctccctcggccgcggccccAAGCTTTCGCCTGCCTCGTTCTTGACCTCATCCCGTTAGAGGCAGAGCGGCGAGCGCTGCGCTGTGGCGCCGAGCGTTTATGCAGAATCTCTTTGTCGGCCCTCATTGGGTACCGCTGCCGCGCGAGGGCTAGCATGCCGATGGTCTGCGGTTATATCTCGTGTTCGCGGCGCACAGCGCGCGCAGCGGCCGATTAGCGTCGTCGACTGCCTGTCAGCACATGCAAGCCCACTGCGCGTGGTGCCTGTAGCCCGCTTCCTCACAGGCTTCTCGCCCGAGCGGTTTGGTGGCCCGCCGTTGCCTTGGAGGTGCCGAGGGCCTACAGGTAGCGGTTGGCGCTGGCAGCTAGCGGGTCGTTGGCAGCATCGCGCGAGCACTGCCTCGCTGCCTTGTCCTTGATCGTCGATGGATCGGTCGACCTATCAACTATGACGTAGTCGCACGATGGGTCGGATGATGGAAATCACAACACGGCGTACAGAGTGTACTGCTTGCCGGTGGGAGACGGAGCATCTGGTTGGTACGCACATGCGCTGTAGCTTGGCCGTGACTCGGCGGACCGCCAAGCGagactgtacatgtgccgccGATAGCAtctgctgtactccgtacggctcGGTATATCTACAAGAAGTTgctacagtacctacagctgcagtaggtgtaattacagtaccaatacggagtaccccgtacaggacttacagagtacctaggactccgtattacctacctagtaggtaggtactaactaGGTGGTTACTGCGTACATGCTATGGTTCCaggtgcactccgtacctacgtagtacagagtattactccgtacccctaCATCTGCCTGCGTTGGTactgcggagtacagagcactaCTAGGTCATTACTGGCTGCACCACTCTGTACCTGCATCTGCCATGATCACGACACTTACGCGATAGGCACCATCATGCCATCGTCTGCGCCATCTCCAACGTCCCATCCATCCCCACAAAGCAAGAAAGTGGCTGATAAGTAAGACGTGCTGGCGAGTGCATACCAACGAATGAGATTGGCGAATGAGTAGCACCTATTCCAGTGCAGCCTCGGCGATCCGTTCGCTCGTCTGCCTACCAGGGGGCGCCGCATCTGGTGTTTGCTTCTGCCTTCTGGTTCGACCGTGACGAAATCCGAGTCCTCAGCCGCATCCTGCACGCCGCAGGGGCCGTCCGGCAAGCCATCCAaccacgtcggccgacggcctgaCGCGCGCATCTGTCTGCCTCGTCTCCCCATTCGCGTTCCCATGCTGAAACATGGCCGCTGCCACGGCAAGCAAGCTGTGCCGCAGACCAGCCATGGCTTGCGACGCTCGTGTCCGACGAGTCACGAGATGGGTACCGGCAGATTGCTCGTGGAAAAGGCAGTGGCCTCGGATGACTCGCCCCTGgattcgtcgtcttcgtccatttttttttttcgttTCCCTTTTTCATTTCCCTTTTCCTTTGTCGTTTCGTCGTCGAGTCCGTCGGCTCTCATGCTTGGTCGGCAGCTTGGGCGGCCTCCTGGTCGCTCGGCCCGATCCAAGCCGACGGCCCGGGCCCGGCTCTGaacccgcccgcccgccctaCCCCGCCGACGAGTCCCACCTGGACCCGCCTCCGGCCGGCCGTCTCCCGAGTGCGAgccagccgaggccgacgagcggccaTCCAATGACCCGTAGCctactccgtcctcgtcgttcgTCGCGACCAACACCCCCATCGACTCACACCGCCGCGGCCCACTTCGCGTGCTCGCCATGCGCCCTCACCGTTCAAGCGCGCATTTTGACTGTGGCATGGACACGTATTTTGGTGCCTACGACGAGGTCGAACGGGCGTCCATTCTTCCAGAGGGGTTACCCTGGCGGAAAAGGTGCCTTGCCATGAGGGCCCATCCTATCACGCCGGTGCAGGTCGAAATATGGTGCCGCGCAGGAGGCTGCCGCTGTTGCTGGCCCGGGTGGTCATGGTGGCGTCTGTGCGAGCCCTGACCTTCCCTCCACGTTCCCGTCGTCCGGCTTGATCATGTCACCGTGGTCCATCGTATGCCGGCCACTCCTcgcgcgacgacgccgccttcCAGGACGGTAGACGGGGTGCGCGTGACGGACGTTGCGGAGGGGGATGCGCGTCCCTACATCAACCCTTGCAGGAAGCGGCGCGAGAGTCCAACCCCCTCCGACGCCTCtccctcgacggcaccgaaAAGCTCCGTGGGAAACTCGTGCTCCGAGTCTTGCCCCTGCACGAGAGTGTCGAACAGATCCAGCAGGTCGGAGCTTATCTCCGACATGTCGGGCATGCCCATCGGCTGCGGCGTCGCCAGGGTGCCGCCTTCGAGACCCGCGgcatgctcggcggcgaccgaAGACGAACGAGGGTGGAGctgggcggcgtcggcggccggagCGGCCGAGCCCCTCCTCGAGACGTCGGCCGGCCTCTCGGAGCCTGGCAGCCCCAGCCTGTTCAGCCGTGGCAGGAAGCCCCGGATGCTGTTCCACAGCCGCCGGCTCGCGACGCTGTGGCGCGAGAAGCCCCGGACGagatcgacggcgtcgaggaagctcCCCCGGCAGTGCTCGGCGAAGACGTCGGGCGCGTGgcagacggcgagggcgatgacggcaaaggcgcTCAGCAGAAAGTGGTTGAAGGCGTTCTGCTGGCGCGAGTAAATGTCCGTCGTCGCGTGAAGGTGGACGAGCACCTCGACGCTGTCGCGGGctacgtcgacgacgaggcgtgCGCTCGCGAGGTTGGCCTGCATCGTGGCGGCGCTGAGGAGGTAGTGCTGGTAGATGGAGATGCGCGTGAAGTTGCCGCGCAGGAAGAGCAGGGCGCGCAGCCGGTGCAGGACCCGCGGCTGGGaccgggcggcgacgagggcgtgcgGGTGCCGCATCTGCAGGTGGGCTGGTATGCCCTCGATCCAAGCCTGCGTGCTGACGTCGAGCGCCCGCACCGTCTCGTGCGGGATGGACTGGACGGGCGCGCCGAGGGGAGGGATGGCATCCCAGAGCTGGGAGCACAGCCGGGCGTAGCCGACCATGCAGTTGAGGTAGGCGTGGTCGGCGTCCTGCATCGTCAGCCGGGGGCCGACGCGACGCGGCCGCGGGCTCTCCGACCTACCAGCTCGGGCAGCGCGGGGTCGATGTCTcggtcggcgagggcaaaTGAGAGGCTCGTGCCGAAGCTCCAtcggcggtcgaggacgtAGACGCACCAGAAGACGCGCATGGCATCGCGCCGCGACTGCGCGTCTTTGAAGTTGTCGAGAAGCGACTTTTTCCTGTGGAGACCCATCTCGAGAGATTCCCTCGCCGCGATGCCGATGGTTCGCCaggcgagcagctcgtcgtcgcagtGAAAGTGGTAGATGCTCTGCGCCGCGCTCAGCGAGGGAAACGGGAGGCAACCCCGGGATCTTCTTACCAGCGCCACGAGCAGTTGTATTCCTTTGAGCGCCACCTCGGAGCGCGATATGCGCGTGATGCTATCCTGAACCGACTCGGCAATGGCCGCGCTCAGCTGGTTCCTACCGCGTgcctcgatggcgatgcccgTGGCGGCCGCGAGCTTGGCCATCTCAATGTCCCTCGACGTCAGGGGGGGCCGCGTCTCCCGATGCTGATTGTCCATCGACGCGGGGCTGCGAATCAGGTAGAGGATTTGGTCGGCTCGCGAGGCCAGCTCGACAATGTCGATGAAGGGATAGACCGactcgacctcctcctcgaagACGCCAAGCAGCCGGGAGAGCTCGTGGGGCGTGCAGCGGTTCCAGAAATcaacgtcggcgtcggcgcatTCCCCCCTCGATCGCTCGCTCGGCGTTGGAGACGCACGGGGActctccggctccggctccgagGCGGGAATGCCCATGCGCG encodes:
- a CDS encoding Fungal specific transcription factor, whose protein sequence is MNSGSRTGQASHGTDGPADPRKRPSRAEDGRRAKRGRYTAVACNECKKKKLKCLPTEGLTCERCLHAGLACVFDARPPSQTTKSKHDRLMSLDSHRLRTLGEETALLRQQVADLAQAVQELQSPSPTRPRVHARLASILTPSPSNGYGGARTVPKDPQFVGPTRPAYGLLVAERSLTRMGIPASEPEPESPRASPTPSERSRGECADADVDFWNRCTPHELSRLLGVFEEEVESVYPFIDIVELASRADQILYLIRSPASMDNQHRETRPPLTSRDIEMAKLAAATGIAIEARGRNQLSAAIAESVQDSITRISRSEVALKGIQLLVALVRRSRGCLPFPSLSAAQSIYHFHCDDELLAWRTIGIAARESLEMGLHRKKSLLDNFKDAQSRRDAMRVFWCVYVLDRRWSFGTSLSFALADRDIDPALPELDADHAYLNCMVGYARLCSQLWDAIPPLGAPVQSIPHETVRALDVSTQAWIEGIPAHLQMRHPHALVAARSQPRVLHRLRALLFLRGNFTRISIYQHYLLSAATMQANLASARLVVDVARDSVEVLVHLHATTDIYSRQQNAFNHFLLSAFAVIALAVCHAPDVFAEHCRGSFLDAVDLVRGFSRHSVASRRLWNSIRGFLPRLNRLGLPGSERPADVSRRGSAAPAADAAQLHPRSSSVAAEHAAGLEGGTLATPQPMGMPDMSEISSDLLDLFDTLVQGQDSEHEFPTELFGAVEGEASEGVGLSRRFLQGLM